GTTCCGATGATCCTGGAAGTAATTTTGGTGAACCCGGTTCCGATGGTCCTGGAGGTAATTTTGGTGAACCCGGTTCCGATGATCCTGGAAGTAATTTTGGTGAACCCGGTTCCGATGGTCCTGGAGGTAATTTTGGTGAACCCGGTTTCGATGGTCCTGGAGGAGATCGCGCTCCTGCTCCAGACCCAGATCCGCAAGAGAGATCGCAACCCCAAGCTGGCCCTGAACCCGCAGAAGACCAACCTGGCCCCCGACAACCTAGTGCTCAGGGAGAAGAAGGCCAGGACGCTGGCCAACCCAGCCCAAATGCTCCTGCCGCTGACCGAGTTGCTCGTGTAGAAGGGTTGAGAGAGGCACGAGCCAATGTGCATACGGAGATAGATGCTGGCTATTTCAATGATGCGGTGTTATCCATTGATGGATTATTTAGTGATGAATTATCCGTTTATACTGGAGAAGAATATGAAGTTGATGAGAATCTTCAATCTGTCGAAAAATTCCAAGAGCGTCTAGCTGAAATTGAGGAACTGACTGGCAAAACAACTGTGATTTCTTATGTGATCGCTCGACCCGATCAACTGGATTTAATCTTAGTCACTCCGAGAGGAGATTCAATCTACACCAGTGTTCCAGAGGCAAAACGAGAGGAGTTACTCGAAGCGATCCAAAACTTCAGAGGCGAATTGACCAATCCTCGTAAACGCAATAGCACCAGTTATTTGCCCTATGCACAAAAACTCTATCAATGGTTAATTGCACCCATAGAAGATCAGTTAGAAGAGGTTGGAGCAGATGTTTTAGTCTTCAGTATGGATGTGGGATTGCGATCGCTCCCTGTGGCAGCTCTGCATGATGGCGAACAATTTCTAGTAGAGAAATATAATTTGGGATTAATTCCTTCGCTATTGCTCACCGATACCCGATACCAATCCTTAGAAAATGCCGAAGTCCTAGCCTTTGGAGCCTCTCAGTTTAGTCAACAAGCACCTTTACCCGCAGTTCCTATCGAGCTGGATACGATCACGAAGGATTTATGGAGAGGCAAATCCTTTTTAAATAACGACTTTACCCTCAATAACTTGATGTCTCAACGCCAGTTTTCCCCTTCGGCGATCGTGCATTTAGCAACCCATGCTGAATTCAAGCCTGGATCTCCTCAAAATTCTTATATTCAACTGTGGAATGAACAACTGACCTTAGATAATTTAAGAACATTAGGATGGGATAATCCCCAAGTTGAACTTTTGGTGTTAAGTGCCTGTCGTACCGCAGTTGGCGATCCATCCGCAGAGTTAGGATTTGCAGGATTGGCCGTACAAGCGGGGGTGAAAACGGCTGTAGCGAGTCTTTGGTATGTGTCTGATGAGGGAACATTAGCCCTGATGACCCAATTCTATGATTACTTGAGGAATGCCCAGCTTAAATCCGATGCTCTCCGAGAGGCACAGCTTGCTATGCTTAGGGGTCAAGTGAGTATTGAAGGAGGACAATTACGGGCCACTCGAGGTGGAAATGTTTCTCTACCTTCGGTATTAGCCGATGTGCCAGAGCGACATTTAGCCCATCCCTATTATTGGTCGGGGTTTACGATGATTGGTTCGCCTTGGTAATTGGAGTATTATATTTGATGGCTGAGGGAATGACACAGAGGTGTTAAAAGTTAGCTTAATCTCGAAAAAAAGAGGATAGAATGTGGCATTCTATCCTCAAAGACAGGAATCTATGTGGGTCATCCATCCCTTTTCCGGTAAAATGGGGTCTCTATTCGTATCTTTCCAGAAGATGACCGTTAGCTGACTGAGTAAACAGATGTCTGAAGTCTCTAAACCGGCTGGATCGCTAGTGATTATTGGGGGGGCACTCCGGTATAATAACCATGAAGTTTGGCAGCGAATTGTGGAATTATCCGGGGGAAAAGGGGCTAAAATTGCAGTTTTTCCCACAGCAAGTCGTAATCCTCAAAAGACCAATTATACAGTTAATGCTTTAAATGAACAGGGTGCAGAGGCGATCGCCATTCCGGTGGCGGTAAAAAATCGTGATGTAGATTACCGAAAAGCCGTTTATGACCCCCAACTGTTAGCTCAAGTTCGTGAATGTAATGGAGTTTTTTTCACGGGTGGAGATCAGTCCTATATTACCCAAGCTTTGTATGCAGAATCGGGTGGACATACCCCTATGCTCGATGTCATTTGGGAGATTTATCGTCAAGGAGGAGTGGTTGCAGGAACCAGTGCGGGAGCAGCGATCATGAGTACTACCATGTTTCGCCATCCTCCTGATATTTTAGATGTGATGAAATTTGGGGTTCACTGGGGAAGAGAAATTAATCGAGGGTTAGGCTTTATTGGCCCAGATTTTTTTGTCGATCAGCATTTTTTAGTCCGAGGACGGTTAGGGCGATCGCTCGTCATTATGCAAACTATTGGTTATAAACTGGGATTTGGTATTGATGAAAATACGGCTCTCGTAGTGCAAAATGATGAAGCCGAAGTCATTGGCGATCAAGGGGTGCTAGTAATGGATTTATCAGAGGCCTATGATGACCCCAAAATCCCCGAATTCAATCTTGATGGCATTCGACTCAGTTATTTAGGAAAAGGCGATCGCTACCACTTGCAAACCCAAAAAATAAGCTTAAGCCAAATTAAGTTAAATGGTGATAAAATTGACCCGAACGATCCCTATTTTCAGCCTTATATGAGCGGCGATCGCTTCTACCCCGATTTATTAGCTCATAGCGTCCTTGATGATCTCCTTGCTCACCTTATTGATAGTCAACAACAGGAAGCGATTGCTCTAGCGTTTAACCCCTTATCCTCAGATCGCAAAGCCTGTCTAGGTTTTAAGTTTACATTTTGGAAAGGACAAGATAGTCTAGGATATTACACGGGTGCATTGGGCGTAACGA
This portion of the Roseofilum reptotaenium CS-1145 genome encodes:
- a CDS encoding cyanophycinase, producing MSEVSKPAGSLVIIGGALRYNNHEVWQRIVELSGGKGAKIAVFPTASRNPQKTNYTVNALNEQGAEAIAIPVAVKNRDVDYRKAVYDPQLLAQVRECNGVFFTGGDQSYITQALYAESGGHTPMLDVIWEIYRQGGVVAGTSAGAAIMSTTMFRHPPDILDVMKFGVHWGREINRGLGFIGPDFFVDQHFLVRGRLGRSLVIMQTIGYKLGFGIDENTALVVQNDEAEVIGDQGVLVMDLSEAYDDPKIPEFNLDGIRLSYLGKGDRYHLQTQKISLSQIKLNGDKIDPNDPYFQPYMSGDRFYPDLLAHSVLDDLLAHLIDSQQQEAIALAFNPLSSDRKACLGFKFTFWKGQDSLGYYTGALGVTSYTVLNIYAAVKPIQMKPVLYDELKSP
- a CDS encoding CHAT domain-containing protein, with the translated sequence SDDPGSNFGEPGSDGPGGNFGEPGSDDPGSNFGEPGSDGPGGNFGEPGFDGPGGDRAPAPDPDPQERSQPQAGPEPAEDQPGPRQPSAQGEEGQDAGQPSPNAPAADRVARVEGLREARANVHTEIDAGYFNDAVLSIDGLFSDELSVYTGEEYEVDENLQSVEKFQERLAEIEELTGKTTVISYVIARPDQLDLILVTPRGDSIYTSVPEAKREELLEAIQNFRGELTNPRKRNSTSYLPYAQKLYQWLIAPIEDQLEEVGADVLVFSMDVGLRSLPVAALHDGEQFLVEKYNLGLIPSLLLTDTRYQSLENAEVLAFGASQFSQQAPLPAVPIELDTITKDLWRGKSFLNNDFTLNNLMSQRQFSPSAIVHLATHAEFKPGSPQNSYIQLWNEQLTLDNLRTLGWDNPQVELLVLSACRTAVGDPSAELGFAGLAVQAGVKTAVASLWYVSDEGTLALMTQFYDYLRNAQLKSDALREAQLAMLRGQVSIEGGQLRATRGGNVSLPSVLADVPERHLAHPYYWSGFTMIGSPW